The Arthrobacter oryzae DNA window CCAGTTCCTTGGCAGCGGCCAGGATCCCGGCGTTCCAGTCGAAGTCGCCGCCGGAGAGGGGTTTGCGGGAAACAGGTTCGATGATGCTGATGAGCCCGGCAGACTTACAGATCTCCACGAATTCGCGGACCATGGCCACGCGGCCGTCGGCGGGCTCGTCCGGGCGGTACAGCACCAGCAGCTTGAGGGCCTTGACGCCGAGGGCGGCGTATTTGTGCGGGTCCACCAGCCGGTCGATGGTCACTTCGCCCACCAGCTCGCCGTGCGCGGATTCGAAGTGGTCGGCGGAGGCGATGAGTCCGCAGCCGGGGTCAACCACGTTGTCCTCGATGGCCTGGTCGAGGGCGAACTGCCGGTCGATGAGGACGCCGGAGGCGTAGGGGGTGAGGATTTTGGCGGCCTGGAGCTTGAAGTCCTGGAGGTCCTGGTCCGTGACGGGGGCTGCCTGGTGTTCGGCGATCATGTTGCGCATCGCCTCACGCTGGTCCACGGCGAGCATCGCGAATGCGCCGGACGGACGCTGGAGGGGTGAGAGGTCTGTGAGGGTCATGTGCTGCTTCTTTCAGCTAGGCGGTGTGGTTCGTGGCTAGGACAGGAGTAATGGTCTGGTGCGGGATTTTGGAACGGCCGTCCAGTCCCTCGCAGGAGGCGGAGGCGGTGCGGCCGGCGAAAGCTGCGGCGTCGACCAGCGGCAGGCCGGCGGCAACAGCGGCGAGGAGGGCGCCGTGGTAGACGTCGCCGGCGCCGAGGGTGGACAGGATGGTGGCCGGCGTGGCCGGAACGTGGACCGCGGGACCGTTTCCGGCTTTCACCCAGGCGCCCTCGGCGCCGGCCGTCGCGACGACTGCGGAGGCGCCGTCGTCGATGGCTTTCTGGAGCAGTTCCTCAACGGCCAGGTGCCCGCCGTACTCGGCGCTGAGCCGCTCGACGGTGGGCACATAGAGGGCCACGCCGCGCGGGCTGAAGGACGGGATGGGGTTGCCGGCGTCCACGCTGATGTTCAGGTCTGCGGCGTTCAGCCCGGGGATGCGGGAGACGGCGTTCCAGCCCAGATGGTCCACGTGGACCCAGGCAGCCGAGTCCAGCAGTTCACGGAAGCGGCCTTCGGCAGGGAAGCTGACCGGCGGCACCGGGCGGGTGACGATGGCCCGGCTTTCGGAGGCCGTGCTGACCACAATCACGCTGGCCCCTGTTTTCACGGCGGGGTCGCGGATCACCGCTGAGGTGTCCACGCCTTCTGCCTGCAGGCCGCTGATGATGCGGTCGCCCTCCTCGTCCGTTCCCAGAACTCCGGCGAACGCTGTGTTTGCGCCGGCCCGGGCTGCGGCAACGGCTGCGGTTGCCGCGGGTCCGCCGCCTGCAGTGGCGAAGTCTGAGGCAACGGTGCGGCTGTCTGCGGCAGGGTAATCCTGGACAAGTGCAATGGAGTCAAGAGTTGCGCAGCCTATGAAGAGCAGGGTTCCTGATGACGGTTGGTACACGTTCCACCTCGTTGTAGTCACGGCTTGTACTGAAGAAATATACACACGCTATGTTGGAATAACAACACTTTCTGTATAGTTCTGTTTGGGATGCAACGCCGCGGTCCCCATACTCAACGTAGAGAAACGGAGCAGCTCATGTCATTGCCTTCTGCGGAATCGGTCCGGACCATTCGTTACGGACTTATCGGTGCCGGCCATATGGCCCGCGAACACGTCCGGAACCTTGCCCTGATCCCGGGAAGCCACATCACCGCCGTATCCGATCCCCAGCCGTCGTCGCTGGCGGAAACCGTCGCGGAAATCGGCTACGAGGTACAGACCTTCTCCAGCCACCAGGACCTGCTCGCGTCTGGCCTGGTGGATGCGCTGGTCATCGCCAGCCCCAACGACACGCACCTGGCCATCCTCAAAGACATCTTTGCCAGCGGCACCAACCTGCCCGTGCTGGTGGAGAAGCCGGTGTGCACCTCGGCGGAGCAGGCCGACGAACTTGAATCCCTCGCAGCCGGCTATCCTGCCCCGGTCTGGGTTGCCATGGAGTACAGGTACATGCCGCCGGTCCAGGAGATCATCCAGGCCGCCCACGGCGGCAAGCTGGGCAACGTCTACATGCTGTCCATCGTGGAGCACCGGTTCCCGTTCCTTCACAAGGTGGACGCCTGGAACCGCTTTGCCGAGCGGACCGGCGGCACGCTGGTGGAGAAGTGCTGCCACTTCTTTGACCTGATGCGGCTGATCCTGCAGGACGAGCCTGTCCGTGTCTACGCAAGCGGAGGCCACGACGTCAACCACATGGACGAGGTATATGACGGCCGGGTCTCGGACATGATCGACAACGCCTACGTGATTGTGGACTTCAAGGGCGGCCGCCGGGCCATGCTGGAACTGTCCATGTTCGCCGAAGGCTCCAAGTTCCAGGAGCGCATCTCCATCGTGGGCGATGCCGCCAAGATCGAGACCCTCATTCCGGTGGCGGCCAACCACTGGATCGAGGGCGACGAAGCCGAGGCCACGGTGGAATTCAGCCCGCGGTCGCCGCTGGGTCCGGAGCTGCATGAGGTTCCGGTCGATGAAGCCGTGCTCGCCGCGGGCGCCCACCACGGTTCCACGTACTACGAGCACCTTGGCTACCGTAAGGCCATACTGGGCGAAGGCCCGGTGGAAGTTACCGTCGCGGACGGCCTCCAGTCCGTCCGTATGGGCCTCGCGGCCGAGCGTTCCATCATCGAAGGACGCCCCGTGGAACTGCTGAATGCGGGCGCAGGGGCCAGGCATTAAGTAGATTTGTGTTGGAATTGCAACAGGCTGCCAGGGTAACGCATCCGGCTAAGGGAAGCAGGAGAAGGGGATATGAGCAGCTCACATGAAGAGGCGCCGCTGACGCCCCGCCAGCGCACCATCCTGGACCAACTCGAGCGTCGGGGGTTCATCTCCACGATGGACCTCGCCGAAACGTTCGCGGTCTCGGACATGACGGTTCGGCGGGACACCCGCGTGCTGTCCCAAAAGGGGCTGGTGCGGGTTGTGCACGGCGGAGTCAGCGCGGTCAACGCCAACGGGCAGAATGCGGACTTCGCGGCCAGGGTTCGGGAGGACTCCGACGCGAAGCAGAGGGTGGCGCGGGCCTGTGTGTCGATGATCAGCGAGCGGGACGCCATCATCCTGGACGCCGGAACCACCACCTACCAGATCGCCCAGGAGTTGCCGGCGTCGTTTGCGGGCACCATCATCACGCATTCGGCCCCCGCCATCCAACGGTGCCTGCAGCTGACATCTGCCCGGACCATCTGCCTCGGTGGTGAGCTGCTCCTGGACAGCCAGGCCTTCAACGGGCCCATGACGGTCTCCGCCGCAGCCGGCCTCCGCGCGAAGACGGCGTTTATCGGGGTCAGCGGAATCCATGACGAGGCGTTCTACATCGAACGGGACGTGGAACGCGCCACCAAGATTGCGCTGATGAATTCCGCGGAACAAGTGGTGGTGGTGGCCACGCACCAGAAAATGCTGCGGTACGCGCTGGCCCGGCTTGCGGCGTTTGACGCGGCCGACGTCCTGATCACGGATGCTCCGCCGCCGCGGGAGATCGAGGCAGCGCTGCGGGCCGCCAACGTCAAACTGGTGGTGGCGCGGTGACGGCCCGATGCCGTTGGGCCCCCCGACGATGTCGACTTCGTGCTGTGGGACCTGGCCGGGCCCGCCCCGTCGGAACGGTTTGACCTCCGGGTACGACGGCGTAGCGGCCGTCTTACCCGCGGGTTGCCTTGATGATTGCCAGCCAGCGCGGGATTCAGGATTTTGTGCGGGGCCAGGCGACTGGGACCTGGGACAACGGCCAGCGTCCCAGCCTGGCAGACCGCCGCGTGCTGCTGGTGGGTTACGGGGGAGTGGGCAAGGCCATCGATGCCAGGCTGCTGCCGTTTGAAACCCATGTGACACGGATGGCCAGCCGTGAACGCGACGACGGGCGGGCCGCATCCACGGGATCGATTCGCTGTACGCGCAGCTGCCGCTGCACTCCCGGTGAACGTGGCACGCGGCCCGGTGGCCGTCACTAAGGCGTTGCTTCGTGAGACGGCCTCGGGAGGCTGCGGGCCGCGCTGGACGTGACCGACCCCGAGCCGTTGCCGGCGGGCCATCCGCTGTGGACAGTTCCCGGGGTGCTGATCACGCCCCATGTGGGCGGGGCCAGTTTGGCCATGCTGCCGCGGATGGCCAGACTGGTCCGCAACCAGATCTCTCTGCTGCTTGCGGGCGAGGAGCCGGTGAACGTGGTGCTGGGCCGCTAGGCGCGGATCTGCTGCAGGACGGCGTCGCGCACCCGGGCCATGGTGGCGGCGTCGGCGGCTTCGACGTTAAGCCGCAGTAGTTCCTCCGTGTTGGAGGCCCTCAGGTTGAACCACCAGTCCCCGTCCTTGCTGCTGACGCTGAGCCCGTCGAGTTCATCGATCACGGCACCGTTCGCGTAGCTGGCCCGCACGTCCGCCACCTTGCTGTCGACGCCGTCCACGGATGAGTTGATTTCGCCGCTGGCCGCGTACGGGTCGAACTCGCGGGCCAGTTCAGACAAGGGCCGCTCCTGCTCGCCGAGGGCGGCCAGGACGTGCATGGCGGCAAGCATGCCCGTGTCCGCGTTGTAGAAATCGCGGAAGTAGTAGTGGGCCGAGTGTTCGCCGCCGAACACGGCGCCCTCCTCGGCCATCCGGGCCTTGATAAAGGAATGCCCCACCCGGGTCCGGACCGTCCGTCCGCCCGCGGCGGCAACAATTTCCGGCACCGCGCGCGACGTGATCAGGTTGTGGATGATCACCGGCTCGGCTTCCCCGGCGGCCTGGGCGCGGTGGATCTCCCGGACGGCAATCAATGCCGTAACGGCCGACGGCGTCACTGGCCTTCCGTTCTCGTCGACCACGAAGCAGCGGTCGGCGTCGCCGTCGAAGGCCAGGCCAATGTCGGCGCCGTGGGCGATGACGGCGGCCTGCAGGTCGCGGAGGTTCTCCGGCTCAAGGGGGTTGGCAGGATGGTTGGGGAACGTCCCGTCGAGTTCGAAGTAAAGCGGGACAACAGTGAGCGGCAGCGCGGGGTGGAACTGGTCCCCAAGGACCGCAGGAACGGTCAGGCCCGCCATGCCGTTGCCGGCGTCCACCACCACTTTCAACGGCCGGACGGCATTCAAGGGCACCAGCGAGCGGAGCTTTTCGGCGTAGCCCGCGAGCACGTCAAGCGTGGACACGGTGCCCTGGGCCGCGGCTGCGGGGATCTCGTGGTCGACATACTGCTGGGCCAGGTCCCGTATGGCCGTGAGCCCGGATTCGGCGGAGACCGGCACGGCGCCGGCTTTAGCCATCTTGATCCCGTTGTATTCCGCGGGGTTATGGCTCGCGGTGAAAATGGCCCCGGCTATGTCCAGGGCGCCGCACACGTAGTAGAGCTCATCGGTGGAGATAAGGCCCAGGGACTTCACATCCGCACCGCGCCGGGCAGCGCCCGCCGCAAAGGCGCCGCTGAAGCCGGGTGAAGAGGGCCGCATGTCCCCTCCGCAGGCGATGGTCTGGCCGGACAGGCCCAGCACGTCCACAAACGCGGCGCCCACGGCTTCGGCGCTTTTCTCGTTGATGGAAACGCCGACGAGGCCCCTCACGTCATAGGCCTTGAAGGACGGTGACAGGTCCATATTGCTCCCGGGAAGTCGTGGCCATGCGCATTAGTAGCTATGCGAACATGGAGTGTTGGAATTTCAACACAACTCTAGCAGGTGAAGGTCACGTCTCACGGAATCGGCTCAGCAATAGACCGACGGGTCGCCGGAACGGTGCGGGCCCGCCTGAGCGTTCCGGTGCCACTGCACCGCCTCGGCGTTCCCGGGCGACGCCGGGCGACGCCGGTCAGCGAAAGACTGCGGCGAGACTTGGTTCGCTCCGTCACGGTGGCGTGCCGGGAGTTGGACCCCGGATACGCCGAAGTGCTCGGCTTTGAGAGCGAAGGCGTATTCAATCGCCCTGAGCTGGTGGTTCGACTAAGTACCGGCCCGCGCGGTGCCCTTCCACATCATCGGATTGTCCTACTACGGCTACTGGCACGGGACACTGGCCAACCTCCAAGGCGCCGTGACGACGCTGTCCTCCCGCTTCAACAAAGGCGCCATCGTCGTCGAAACGTCCTGCTCGTTCACCCTCGCCGACAACCCCAACGCCCACTGGGTGAACGTCATCACCAGCACCACACAGTTGGTGAAGAACTGCCCGGCCACCCCGGCCGGGCAGGCAGCCAACTTCCGCGCCGTCCAGGACGTCGTGGCTTCCGCCCCAGGCGGCCGCGGACTCGGCGCTGTCTACTGGGAGCCAGGTTGGCGCTCGGTCTCGGAGGCATTCGCGGTGTCCGGCAACGTCCTGGAGTTCATGACCCCGGAGCTCGTGGCCCTACCCCGTCAGCCATAGGCTACGAAGCCGAATCGGAGTTGCGGTTCGCCGGCTCATGCACGGCGGCTGCGTCGCTCTCATCGTGCCCGTTGTTCTTATTGCCGAACGGCAGCACTTTCAGCAGCGGGCCCACGATGGCCATGACAATGAGGCCCCAGGCGAGTCCGAGGACAGCCGAGCACAGCGTGTTTACGAGCCAGCCCAGGAAGGCACCAACCACCGCGATCCCGGCGGCAGGCTCCTCAAGGACATGGACGAGGTCGTATGGGGCGTGCCAGCCGAGGTCGTAGGCTCCCTGCAGCATGATGTGCCCGCCAACCCAGAGCATGGCGATCGTCCCGACGAGGGTAATAGCGGCCAGCACGGAGGGCATCCCCTTGACGAGCATCTCGCCGACGCGCTGGGAACCCTTGGACTCCTTGGCGGCCAGGTGCAGGCCGACGTCGTCCATTTTGACGATGAGTGCGACGGCGCCGTACACGAGCACTGTGATCACGAGAGCCACGACGACCAGGATGAGGGCCCGGACCCACAGGGATTCAGCGGCCACCTCGTTCATCGAGATGACCATGATCTCGCAGGACAGGATGAAGTCGGTGGTGATGGCGCCCTTGACGACCTTGGCCTCCGCCTCGGGTCCCCGTTCGACCGCCGGCGTATCTTCGTCCGCGGAGTGATGCCCGCGGAGCTTGTGCCAGACCTTCTCGGCGCCTTCGTAGCAGAGGTAGGTGCCGCCTGCCATGAGGATGAAGGGAATGGCCCCCGGGATGAAGGCGCTGATGAGCAGCAGTGCCGGCAGGATGATTAGCAGCTTGTTTTTGAGCGAGCCCCAGAAGATCCGCTTGATCATCGGCAGTTCGCGTGACGGGTCTGCACCGGACACGTACTGCGGGGTGACGGCGGCGTCGTCGATCACCACACCTGCGGCCTTCGCCCCCGCTTTGGCGGCACCGGCAGCGACGTCGTCCACCGAGGCGGCAGCTATGCGGGCCAGGGCTGCGATGTCGTCCAGCAGGGCGACAAGACCGCCGCTCACAGCTCGCTCCCACGCTGGTCGAGGGCAGGCTGCTGGGCGTGAAGGTCCTGGGTGAGGCGCGTGATTGGCATGCTCAGATTATATGAGCGGAACCTGGCAAAGCCGCACCCGCGTACCGGCCCATGAACCTGGTGGCGTAGGCGACCCCGTCCCCCTCCTCGCACGGGATGCCTTCAACGGCGTTGCCCCGGCCGCCAGGTGCATGTCTGTTGCGATGGGTTCCGGGGCGGTCATTGGCGTGCTTGCAATCGCAGGAGTTCTGAAAGCATCGACTGGCCGTTTGATCATCTCGAGTCTCGTTTTCGCACTGCTGCTATTAGCTGCCGCCGTCGCGCCGGCCGTGTCGGACCAGGTCCTGGAACTGCAGACAACACGAGGCCTCACGGCGCGCAGTGAGTGATTTCTCCTAATGCCTGACTGCCCGGGAACGTGGGCCATCAGGCCATGGAAGGGCTGAAGAGTTTGAATCGCGGTGAAGAACCGTGAAAACCATTGAATTCATGTGCGCCAGATACCCCAAGCCAACCCGTCATGCCCTCGCGAGAGGCGTGCTTACAAACGCGGGTGAACATTCCAGCACTCCGATCCTTTGTCAGCGCAAAGAAGAACCGCGACCCTTCGTTGCGGGGTGCGGCCGTTGGCCTGATGCCCTCAAGCGGAGAAATTGGCGTGCGGACAGTGTCCACAAAATTGCGCTCCGTATCGGGTCGTACATCGGCCGGACTGGCTCGGATTCCCAGCGTCGGAGTTCCCACTGTTTGCAAGGGCTGGAACCCGGTTCGAGTCCCACCTCAGGCACAGATACCTTCGGCGCGGAGCACATCGCGCTGCGGATTTTTAGCGTGATGTCCCGAGGTGAGGTACCTGCTGCCTTGCTGGTCTCCATATCTGTTCGTTACCGGCCTGTCGCGGATGACTACATGCCGGAATGGTGAGACGCCGAAGTGCCCCTTGGCCATTAGGACCCCCATATGTCGGTCGGTACTCTGCGTATCGCACCGGGTGCACTTCTCTGGGTTCCGGGTTTCATATGCGCTGTTATTGGCGTTTGGGCAGCGAGTTCCCGGTGACAGTTGCCTCTCCCATCGCCCAAACCTTCGGAACAGAGGGTTGTCGGCCGCGGCCTGGCTCCTAGGAAAATCGCCAGCCGAGCTCGCGCTCAGGAATGATGAGCTCCGTCGCTATCTTTAGATCCATGCCATCAACGTGACACAGCCTGCGAAGCCCGTAGCCGCAATTCCCTTAGAACAGCGGCCAGGGCACCGCCGGCATCTCACCGCTCGGAGCCGGAAACCGCCCGGCCGAGCGCAACCGGGCGCAGCGCGCGGCGAGCGATGCGATTTCTTCGGCGCTAAGCAAGTCCGCCAAGTTTCGGCCCAGCTCATCGTCCAGTCCTTCGCTCACACGGTCGATGCCGTCGCGTTCCTCGATGGTCAGATCGTCTCCCATCCATCCCCACAGCACCGTGCGCAGCTTGTGGTCACGGTGAAAGGTGAGCCCATGGTCCACTCCGTGCCGGTGTCCGTCCGTCATGGCCAGAATGTGGTTGCCTTTGCGGTCGGCGTTGTTGACGACCATGTCGAACACCGCCATTCGTCTGAGCGCTGGCGAGTCTTCGTGAACGAGGGCAACCATCCGTCCGTTCTCATCCTGACCCTCAAGGACTTGTTTCCACCCGGTCTCCGGTACGTCGTCCGCCGCAACGAGGTCCACTGCGTTCTGGTCGGGGTCTGACTCCTGCCACAGCTGCACCATTCCTTTACCTAATGGACCATCACGCAGCCAGGTGCGCGGCACGACGTCCCAGCCGAAGACTTGCGAGACCAGGTAGGCGGCCACCTCCCGGTGAGCCAGGGTGCTGTGCGGAAAATCCCACAGCGGACTTTCGCCTGCTATCGGCTTATAGACGACCGCCACGTTGCCGATGCTGCCCAGGAATGTAGCGTTTGAAGCCGTCGTGATGCGGCCCGTGAGCGTCAGCTCGGCGGTCACTAGGTCCGGCGCTGGCATCAGACCTCGGGAAGGGTGCAGATGTGCCCATCGGCGTCTATGGGGTAACCGCAGAGCGAACACGTCGGACGCCCGGCCCCCACGATCTCACGGGTGCGCTTGGCGAATGCGCGGGCGGTGCCGACCGGCATTCGCAACAGCAGCATTTCGGGTTCGTTGGCGCCGTCCTCATCAAGCGATTCGTCGTTGTCATCAGCATCGACATCGGTGATGGGGTACGCCTCTACTACGACCTGGGCCGTGGTTGGGTCCCAACCCAAGCTCATGGCACCGGCGCGAAACTGCTCCTCAACGGCCTCAAGCTGGTCATTGTCGACAAGTTCAATGGGAGTACCCGCGGGAACGCTGAAGGGGTTGCCCTCGACGGTGATGAGCTGGTCGAGAATTTCGTCGATCTTCTCCGCGAGCAGAGCCGACTGCTGCTTCTCCAGGGCGATACTCACGATCTGCGTCCCTGAGCGCACCTGCAAATAGAACGTGCGCGTCCCCGGAAGGCCAATGGTGCCAACGACGACCCGATCAGGCCAGGCAAACTCGTGAACTCGTGTAGGCATGTCAGTATTCTAGGCACATGAGGTTCATGGCGCCTTTTGCCCTGCACCGCCGCCCACCGGCGCATCGCCAGACTGGATGCCGTTCGACAGCCACGACAGATCACCCGCGTCGGTGTTGGTCGCGTAAACGCTCGGCCGACTAGCCCCGTAGCGCACGATCGACACGGAAGCGGGGCCTACGTTAATACGCTGGAACAGGTCAAGGTGCATGCCGAGCGCGTCGGCGAGGATTGACTTGATGATGTCACCGTGACTCACCGCCACCCACACGGCCCCTGGCCCGTACTCGGCTTCGAAGGCTGTATCGTGGCGTCGAATCGCTGCCACCGACCGAGCCTGCATCGCGGCCATGGATTCACCACCGGGAAAGACGACGGCCGACGGTTGCGACTGCACAACCGGCCACAAATCCTCGGTCGCGAGATCACTTAGCGTGCGGCCCTGCCACTGGCCGTAATCGCACTCGGTGAGATCGGGCTCGACCGGCGCGTACGGCGAGCCAGCCTGGCGATCGAGGATGAGCTGGGCGGTCTGCTGACAACGCTCAAGAGGGCTGGACACCACCCCGACGACTGGCACGGCCGCGATCCGGTCTCCCGTCAGAGCCGCCTGTTCGCGCCCGATCTGGTCCAGGCTGACGCCGACGGCCCGGCCGGCCAGCAGTCCAGTGGCATTGGCTGTGGTGCGGCCGTGCCGCACGAGGATAACTGTCGCCATCCTCCCAGCCTAACCACCCGCTCGATGTCGGTGTGAACCGCACCGGGTCGGGCGTCGAACGGGCACATAAAGCACTGGCGGAACCTTTCAAGGCACTCCGACGCGCACAAAGCCGCCCAGACGGACTCAGGACGCATTGACCAGCTCATGGCTGACGCAGCAAAACCGGAAGAACCGGCACCGCCAGAACCCCCGGCCGAAGCCGCCCCCGCATGGAGGACGTCCTGTACCCGCTCCGCGACGGATCCAGTAGTTCCCGCCCTCTCAAAGCGGTCGTGTGCCATTAATTGTGATGGACCACACCAGCCCCGCGCTGTGCGCCCAGGGGCAGTCTGAATAACGGCGGATCCGGGGTTTAGCCTGACACGCCGGGCGTTGCCTGGCGGGGAGGACTGATCATGAGCGACACCATAGATTCCATGGCGACTGATGAGGATCAGCAAGAGTTAGCGCAGCAGCTCCCTGGCCCAGGCCAGGGAGCTGGGCATCGACCTCGTCGGCCTGACGGGTTGTTGAACCGGCTCACGAAGCCAACGGCAGGCAACGGTAGCTACGGTGCTTCCGCCCCGGGAACTGAACGTCACAGACGCGCCTCCGCTCGTCCCCGAGATGGAGGACGCTGTTCTGCAGACAGCCAGGAGCATGTGCTAGCTAGAACACCACAATCCGCACGGGCATCCATCTACTTGCGGGACGGCCGGCCTCACCCTCCTGCCGTCGGCCCTATCCAGGCACTGTAGTTGCCTCCCGATCCTCCGCCGCCGCTATCGTCATCCTTGCCGCATCGTCGACAGCGTCTATACACGCCCCCGTCGTCGGCATGTTCGACGTGCCAATCGTGCCGAATGTTCAGCTTGCACAGCAGGGCCTGGATCATGGCAGCCTCCGATTCAAATCGCAACGCCCATACCTCTAATGATGGCCTCCGCACCGAACCTGGGAAACGGGCAATCGTTGGATAGCGATTGACGTGTGTTTCCGTGTCCTATGGATGCTGAATGTTTCGTGGGACCGGGCTACTGAAGCGGAGACGGCGGTTCGGGTGAAGTGGCTTCGGATTTCATCCACCCGCAGCGCAGGCGATCCTTTGGGCTTCTGTTGCCGATCTTCAAAACATCGGTCGATTGACGTGCAGAAAGGACGGATGGCGTAGGGAGTGGACGGCCCGGAATCTACCCTGGGACACCTCCGCGACAAACACGGCCGCGCGATCCGGCTGCAGGAACAGAATCCGGCCGCGCCAGCGTGTTCACCGTGTACCCGTCGCTGAGCGGTTCCGTCTCTGAAGCCGCGTGGCGTCTCCGCGTCCATGTGCAGTTACCGGGGCAACAGTTCCCTGAAAGCGTGGCAGGCCACTGTTACACTCTGCCCATGATCGGGCTTCCCTTCGCGGGAGACGGGCTAGTGCACGCCGGCCTGTTAGGGCTGGGAATCCTCGCAGCCTTGCTGTTCTACGCCTGTGAGAAGCGCTGGCGTGGCCTGTCCGACCCGCGGTTGTGGCCCATTGCCGGTTTCGCTGTAGCCTTCGGGGCGATCGGTTCGAGGGTGCTCACGTGGGATGTTTCCCGCCAGGTCTCCTTGGCGGACTGGTGGGAAAACGGTGACCTCAGCATCCTCGCGGGCCTTGTAGGGGCGTGGCTCGGCGTCCACTTGGGTAAGCGGCTGACACATTACGGCGAATCGACCCGGGATTTGCTTGCGCCCGCGGTCGCCTTGGTGCTGGTCATCGGGTGCGTCGGCTGTCTCTTGACGGAACTGCCCGGCACCCCGGGTGGGGGCGCATGGGGGATAACACTCACGCCCGGGCAGGCAGCGATGCTGGGCGGACGACCCGGGGAAGGGCTCCACCCGTCCTTTGCCTACGAAATCCAGTTCCATGTGGCCGCATTCGCGCTCATGTGGCGCTATCGTGACCGCCTGCCTCATCCTGGCGACCTCTTCATCTGCTACGTGACTTCCTACGCCTTGTTCCGGTCCGGGGTCAAAGTCGTCCGGGGCAACGAGCTGTTCTGGCCGGGGATGAGTCGTCCCCAATGTTTCCTCCTGATGATTCTCCCCCTGCTGCTCTGGCGGATGCTGCGGGATTCGGGAAACCACTCCGCCCAAAGTCGGAAAGAAGAGTGGCATGAGTGACGACAACCCCGAAGAAGCCTGGAGCCCACTGCCACCGCCCCGAGAAGAGGAGCCGCCCTCTAAAACAGGGTTCGGCCTCGTGATGCTCGGAATCCTG harbors:
- a CDS encoding carbohydrate kinase family protein; this translates as MTTTRWNVYQPSSGTLLFIGCATLDSIALVQDYPAADSRTVASDFATAGGGPAATAAVAAARAGANTAFAGVLGTDEEGDRIISGLQAEGVDTSAVIRDPAVKTGASVIVVSTASESRAIVTRPVPPVSFPAEGRFRELLDSAAWVHVDHLGWNAVSRIPGLNAADLNISVDAGNPIPSFSPRGVALYVPTVERLSAEYGGHLAVEELLQKAIDDGASAVVATAGAEGAWVKAGNGPAVHVPATPATILSTLGAGDVYHGALLAAVAAGLPLVDAAAFAGRTASASCEGLDGRSKIPHQTITPVLATNHTA
- a CDS encoding DeoR/GlpR family DNA-binding transcription regulator, with translation MSSSHEEAPLTPRQRTILDQLERRGFISTMDLAETFAVSDMTVRRDTRVLSQKGLVRVVHGGVSAVNANGQNADFAARVREDSDAKQRVARACVSMISERDAIILDAGTTTYQIAQELPASFAGTIITHSAPAIQRCLQLTSARTICLGGELLLDSQAFNGPMTVSAAAGLRAKTAFIGVSGIHDEAFYIERDVERATKIALMNSAEQVVVVATHQKMLRYALARLAAFDAADVLITDAPPPREIEAALRAANVKLVVAR
- a CDS encoding NAD(P)-dependent oxidoreductase: MIASQRGIQDFVRGQATGTWDNGQRPSLADRRVLLVGYGGVGKAIDARLLPFETHVTRMASRERDDGRAASTGSIRCTRSCRCTPGERGTRPGGRH
- a CDS encoding glycosyl hydrolase 53 family protein produces the protein MPFHIIGLSYYGYWHGTLANLQGAVTTLSSRFNKGAIVVETSCSFTLADNPNAHWVNVITSTTQLVKNCPATPAGQAANFRAVQDVVASAPGGRGLGAVYWEPGWRSVSEAFAVSGNVLEFMTPELVALPRQP
- a CDS encoding Gfo/Idh/MocA family protein; protein product: MSLPSAESVRTIRYGLIGAGHMAREHVRNLALIPGSHITAVSDPQPSSLAETVAEIGYEVQTFSSHQDLLASGLVDALVIASPNDTHLAILKDIFASGTNLPVLVEKPVCTSAEQADELESLAAGYPAPVWVAMEYRYMPPVQEIIQAAHGGKLGNVYMLSIVEHRFPFLHKVDAWNRFAERTGGTLVEKCCHFFDLMRLILQDEPVRVYASGGHDVNHMDEVYDGRVSDMIDNAYVIVDFKGGRRAMLELSMFAEGSKFQERISIVGDAAKIETLIPVAANHWIEGDEAEATVEFSPRSPLGPELHEVPVDEAVLAAGAHHGSTYYEHLGYRKAILGEGPVEVTVADGLQSVRMGLAAERSIIEGRPVELLNAGAGARH
- a CDS encoding aldolase produces the protein MTLTDLSPLQRPSGAFAMLAVDQREAMRNMIAEHQAAPVTDQDLQDFKLQAAKILTPYASGVLIDRQFALDQAIEDNVVDPGCGLIASADHFESAHGELVGEVTIDRLVDPHKYAALGVKALKLLVLYRPDEPADGRVAMVREFVEICKSAGLISIIEPVSRKPLSGGDFDWNAGILAAAKELGSLGADLYKAEVPFKGQAPEADVRAACADLTNAIDGPWVVLSSGVPEDVFPDAVRWACLEGASGFLSGRAVWASCIGAPDVVESLSTDAVRRLQRLCAVVDDVVSSQKTRA
- a CDS encoding phosphomannomutase/phosphoglucomutase, producing the protein MDLSPSFKAYDVRGLVGVSINEKSAEAVGAAFVDVLGLSGQTIACGGDMRPSSPGFSGAFAAGAARRGADVKSLGLISTDELYYVCGALDIAGAIFTASHNPAEYNGIKMAKAGAVPVSAESGLTAIRDLAQQYVDHEIPAAAAQGTVSTLDVLAGYAEKLRSLVPLNAVRPLKVVVDAGNGMAGLTVPAVLGDQFHPALPLTVVPLYFELDGTFPNHPANPLEPENLRDLQAAVIAHGADIGLAFDGDADRCFVVDENGRPVTPSAVTALIAVREIHRAQAAGEAEPVIIHNLITSRAVPEIVAAAGGRTVRTRVGHSFIKARMAEEGAVFGGEHSAHYYFRDFYNADTGMLAAMHVLAALGEQERPLSELAREFDPYAASGEINSSVDGVDSKVADVRASYANGAVIDELDGLSVSSKDGDWWFNLRASNTEELLRLNVEAADAATMARVRDAVLQQIRA
- a CDS encoding SCO1664 family protein, with amino-acid sequence MPAPDLVTAELTLTGRITTASNATFLGSIGNVAVVYKPIAGESPLWDFPHSTLAHREVAAYLVSQVFGWDVVPRTWLRDGPLGKGMVQLWQESDPDQNAVDLVAADDVPETGWKQVLEGQDENGRMVALVHEDSPALRRMAVFDMVVNNADRKGNHILAMTDGHRHGVDHGLTFHRDHKLRTVLWGWMGDDLTIEERDGIDRVSEGLDDELGRNLADLLSAEEIASLAARCARLRSAGRFPAPSGEMPAVPWPLF
- a CDS encoding DUF808 domain-containing protein; translation: MSGGLVALLDDIAALARIAAASVDDVAAGAAKAGAKAAGVVIDDAAVTPQYVSGADPSRELPMIKRIFWGSLKNKLLIILPALLLISAFIPGAIPFILMAGGTYLCYEGAEKVWHKLRGHHSADEDTPAVERGPEAEAKVVKGAITTDFILSCEIMVISMNEVAAESLWVRALILVVVALVITVLVYGAVALIVKMDDVGLHLAAKESKGSQRVGEMLVKGMPSVLAAITLVGTIAMLWVGGHIMLQGAYDLGWHAPYDLVHVLEEPAAGIAVVGAFLGWLVNTLCSAVLGLAWGLIVMAIVGPLLKVLPFGNKNNGHDESDAAAVHEPANRNSDSAS